In one Vulgatibacter incomptus genomic region, the following are encoded:
- the murC gene encoding UDP-N-acetylmuramate--L-alanine ligase produces the protein MFRGRRPTIHFVGIGGIGMSGIAEVLVNLGYPVTGSDLKEGDTTRRLEGLGARIAVGHRAENVGKADVVVISSAVRQQNPEVVEARRRAIPVIPRAEMLAELMRLKVGIAVAGSHGKTTTTSMIAHLLAAGGLDPTAVVGGKLNNLGSNAKLGNGEYMVVEADESDGSFLRFSPAIAVVTNVDPEHLDHYGDFDTLQRAFVDFVNKVPFYGVAVMCADHPVVQAMLPSVDRRCVTYGLSPQADYRAEAIETNAFEVKFVATRGGEPLGAFRLPMIGLHNVQNALAAIAVADDVGLPMDKVRDAFETFSGVQRRFTIRGEAAGVTVVDDYGHHPAEIKATLDGARRAFPKRRIVVAFQPHRYSRTRDLLADFATSFNEADRLLVTEIYAASEDPIPGVTGEAFAGAVRSHGHRDVDFAKRSGLASTLRGAVREGDLVITLGAGDISQVSTELLELLGQ, from the coding sequence GTGTTTCGAGGCAGAAGGCCGACCATCCACTTCGTAGGCATCGGCGGGATCGGGATGAGCGGCATCGCCGAGGTGCTCGTGAACCTCGGCTATCCCGTCACGGGCTCCGACCTCAAGGAGGGCGACACCACCCGCCGCCTCGAGGGCCTCGGCGCGCGGATCGCAGTCGGTCACCGGGCCGAGAACGTGGGCAAGGCCGACGTGGTCGTGATCTCCTCGGCCGTTCGCCAGCAGAACCCCGAGGTGGTAGAGGCGCGCCGCCGGGCCATCCCCGTGATTCCCCGGGCGGAGATGCTCGCGGAGCTCATGCGCCTCAAGGTCGGCATCGCCGTCGCGGGCTCCCACGGCAAGACCACCACCACCTCGATGATCGCCCACCTCCTCGCCGCGGGCGGCCTCGACCCCACCGCCGTGGTGGGCGGCAAGCTCAACAACCTCGGCTCCAACGCCAAGCTCGGCAACGGCGAGTACATGGTGGTGGAGGCCGACGAGTCCGACGGCAGCTTCCTGCGCTTCTCGCCGGCGATCGCCGTCGTCACCAACGTCGACCCTGAGCACCTCGACCACTACGGCGACTTCGACACGCTCCAGCGCGCCTTCGTCGACTTCGTCAACAAGGTGCCCTTCTACGGCGTGGCCGTGATGTGCGCCGACCACCCGGTGGTGCAGGCGATGCTCCCCAGCGTCGACCGCCGCTGCGTCACCTACGGGCTCTCGCCCCAGGCCGACTACCGGGCCGAGGCCATCGAGACGAACGCCTTCGAGGTGAAGTTCGTGGCCACGAGGGGAGGCGAGCCGCTGGGCGCCTTCCGCCTCCCCATGATCGGCCTCCACAACGTGCAGAACGCCCTGGCCGCCATCGCCGTCGCCGACGACGTGGGCCTGCCCATGGACAAGGTGCGCGACGCCTTCGAGACCTTCTCGGGTGTGCAGAGGCGTTTCACCATCCGTGGAGAGGCGGCTGGTGTCACCGTCGTCGACGACTACGGGCACCATCCGGCCGAGATCAAGGCCACCCTCGACGGCGCCAGGCGGGCCTTCCCCAAGCGGCGGATCGTCGTCGCCTTCCAGCCCCACCGCTACTCGCGGACGCGGGACCTCCTCGCCGACTTCGCCACCTCCTTCAACGAGGCCGACCGCCTGCTCGTCACCGAGATCTACGCCGCCAGCGAGGATCCGATCCCGGGCGTCACCGGCGAGGCCTTCGCCGGCGCCGTCCGCTCCCACGGCCACCGCGACGTGGACTTCGCGAAGCGGTCCGGGCTCGCCTCCACGCTGCGCGGGGCCGTCCGCGAGGGCGACCTGGTGATCACTCTTGGCGCCGGCGACATCAGCCAGGTGAGCACCGAGCTCCTGGAGCTCCTGGGGCAGTGA
- the ftsW gene encoding putative lipid II flippase FtsW: MNAELRSEAVYDDARADQGDEAPAYDRVLLWAVLALTALGLTMVYSASAVKAAQGLGDSFYFVKRQAAAAGLGMAGMIAAMRFGYRRLEPLAYPILLVSLIALILVLIPGIGSMAGGARRWIRLPLFSLQPGEIAKVAMALYLARSLSRKREKVRDFSIGFVPHTIVAGLFILLVLGQPDFGTAVTIGLILFVMLFCSGAKISWLVGTVLVSLPIAWHLVAGKEYRMKRILAFLDPWKHRQDIGYQVAESLMSVGSGGLTGLGLGAGKQKLYYLPEAHTDFIIAVIGEELGLLGILAVLVLFGVVLWRGMRAAFNAPDAFGAYLALGLTALLGVQAIVNMLVAMGLLPTKGLTLPFISYGGTSLVLSLVSAGVLLAISSGTGGFLRPHRTVRR; encoded by the coding sequence GTGAACGCCGAGCTCCGTTCCGAAGCCGTCTACGACGACGCCCGCGCCGATCAGGGCGACGAGGCACCCGCGTACGACCGGGTCCTGCTCTGGGCCGTCCTCGCCCTGACGGCCCTCGGCCTCACCATGGTCTACTCCGCCTCGGCGGTGAAGGCGGCCCAGGGCCTCGGCGACTCCTTCTACTTCGTGAAGCGGCAGGCCGCTGCGGCAGGTCTCGGCATGGCCGGGATGATCGCGGCCATGCGCTTCGGCTACAGGCGCCTCGAGCCCCTCGCCTACCCGATCCTGCTGGTCTCGCTGATCGCCCTGATCCTGGTGCTCATCCCGGGCATCGGCTCGATGGCCGGCGGCGCGCGGCGCTGGATCCGCCTCCCGCTCTTCAGCCTGCAGCCGGGCGAGATCGCCAAGGTCGCGATGGCCCTCTACCTCGCTCGCTCGCTCTCCCGAAAACGGGAGAAGGTGCGGGACTTCTCCATCGGCTTCGTGCCCCACACCATCGTCGCCGGCCTCTTCATCCTGCTGGTGCTCGGGCAGCCCGACTTCGGCACCGCGGTCACCATCGGCTTGATCCTCTTCGTGATGCTCTTCTGCTCGGGCGCGAAGATCTCCTGGCTCGTCGGCACCGTTCTCGTCTCGCTCCCCATCGCGTGGCACCTCGTCGCCGGCAAGGAGTACCGGATGAAGCGGATCCTGGCTTTCCTGGATCCGTGGAAGCACCGCCAGGACATCGGCTACCAGGTGGCGGAGTCCCTGATGAGCGTGGGCTCCGGCGGCCTCACCGGCCTCGGCCTCGGCGCCGGCAAGCAGAAGCTCTACTACCTGCCCGAGGCCCACACCGACTTCATCATCGCCGTGATCGGCGAGGAGCTCGGCCTCCTCGGGATCCTCGCCGTCCTCGTCCTCTTCGGCGTCGTGCTCTGGCGGGGGATGCGCGCCGCTTTCAACGCCCCGGACGCGTTCGGCGCCTACCTCGCCCTGGGCCTCACCGCGCTCCTCGGCGTACAGGCCATCGTCAACATGCTGGTGGCGATGGGCCTGCTCCCCACCAAGGGACTCACCCTCCCGTTCATCTCGTACGGCGGAACCTCGCTCGTGCTATCCCTCGTGTCCGCGGGCGTGCTCCTCGCGATCTCGAGCGGCACCGGCGGCTTCCTCCGCCCGCATCGGACGGTCCGGCGATGA
- the ftsA gene encoding cell division protein FtsA, translated as MAKKGELIVGLDIGTTKICAIVGEVTDQGLDIIGIGSHPSKGLRKGVVVNIEATVSSIKRAIEEAELMAGCEINTVYTGIAGGHIKGFNSQGIVAVKDKEVRETDIQRVVDAAKAVAIPLDREVIHVLPQEYILDDQGGIKEPLGMAGVRLEAKVHIVTGAVSSAQNIIKCANKTGLNVADIALQPLASAEAVLGEDEKELGVCLVDIGGGTTDIAIFSGGAIAHTAVIALGGNNLTSDIAIGLRTPAHEAERIKQKAGCCLPSMVDEADTIEVPSVGGRQPRVLSRRILTEILEPRVEEIFQLVHREIQRCGYEDLLASGIVITGGTTLLPGMPELAEEVTGLPTRRGYPRGIGGLVDVVKSPMYATGVGLVLYGARHLDLRNFKIREDEGTYKKVGKRMKEWFAEIF; from the coding sequence ATGGCCAAGAAGGGCGAGCTGATCGTCGGGCTGGACATCGGCACCACCAAGATCTGCGCGATCGTGGGGGAGGTGACCGATCAGGGCCTCGACATCATCGGCATTGGCAGCCATCCGTCGAAGGGGCTGCGCAAGGGGGTCGTCGTCAACATCGAGGCCACCGTCTCGTCGATCAAGCGCGCGATCGAAGAGGCGGAGCTGATGGCGGGCTGTGAGATCAACACGGTCTACACCGGGATCGCCGGCGGCCACATCAAGGGCTTCAACTCCCAGGGGATCGTTGCGGTCAAGGACAAGGAGGTCCGCGAGACGGACATCCAGCGCGTGGTCGACGCGGCGAAGGCCGTCGCGATCCCGCTGGATCGCGAGGTGATCCACGTCCTTCCGCAGGAGTACATCCTCGACGATCAGGGCGGCATCAAGGAGCCCCTCGGCATGGCCGGGGTTCGCCTCGAGGCCAAGGTCCACATCGTCACGGGCGCGGTCTCCTCGGCGCAGAACATCATCAAGTGCGCGAACAAGACCGGCCTCAACGTGGCCGACATCGCGCTGCAGCCCCTCGCCTCCGCCGAGGCGGTGCTGGGCGAGGACGAGAAGGAGCTCGGTGTCTGCCTGGTGGACATCGGCGGCGGCACCACCGACATCGCGATCTTCTCGGGCGGCGCCATCGCCCACACCGCCGTGATCGCCCTCGGCGGCAACAACCTCACCAGCGACATCGCCATCGGCCTGCGCACGCCTGCCCACGAGGCGGAGCGGATCAAGCAGAAGGCGGGCTGCTGCCTGCCCTCGATGGTCGATGAGGCGGACACGATCGAGGTCCCCAGCGTCGGCGGTCGCCAGCCGCGCGTGCTCTCTCGCCGGATCCTCACGGAGATCCTCGAGCCCCGCGTGGAGGAGATCTTCCAGCTCGTCCACCGCGAGATCCAGCGCTGCGGCTACGAGGACCTCCTCGCGTCGGGGATCGTGATCACCGGCGGCACGACGCTGCTCCCCGGGATGCCGGAGCTCGCCGAGGAGGTGACCGGCCTCCCGACGAGGCGCGGCTACCCCCGCGGGATCGGCGGCCTCGTCGACGTCGTGAAGAGCCCGATGTACGCCACCGGCGTGGGCCTCGTGCTCTACGGCGCTCGCCACCTGGACCTTCGCAACTTCAAGATCCGCGAGGACGAGGGGACGTACAAGAAGGTCGGCAAGCGCATGAAGGAATGGTTCGCCGAGATCTTTTGA
- a CDS encoding aminoacyl-tRNA deacylase, translating into MIQPRLERYLRERGTPYRFLGHPRAIASQETAEAEGISGWQLAKSVVVDLAAGDEVICVVPAPTWVDLDAVCDATETEDAILSDEDRMRELFPGCEVGAEPPFGGLWNLPVIFDPSLLAIDRILMNAGTHDDLIELRTEDYLILERPLLAPIAVMPGEPWRHAMPAEV; encoded by the coding sequence GTGATCCAGCCTCGGCTCGAGAGATACCTTCGCGAACGCGGGACGCCCTACCGCTTCCTCGGGCACCCGCGGGCCATCGCCTCCCAGGAGACCGCCGAGGCCGAGGGCATCTCGGGCTGGCAGCTCGCCAAGAGCGTGGTGGTCGACCTGGCGGCCGGCGACGAGGTGATCTGCGTGGTCCCCGCGCCGACCTGGGTCGACCTGGACGCGGTCTGCGACGCCACCGAGACCGAAGACGCGATCCTCAGCGACGAGGACCGCATGCGTGAGCTCTTCCCGGGTTGCGAGGTCGGCGCCGAGCCTCCCTTCGGCGGCCTCTGGAACCTGCCGGTGATCTTCGATCCGAGCCTCCTCGCGATCGACCGGATCCTGATGAACGCCGGCACCCACGACGACCTCATCGAGCTCCGCACGGAGGACTATCTGATCCTCGAGCGCCCCCTCCTCGCCCCGATCGCCGTGATGCCCGGCGAGCCGTGGCGCCACGCGATGCCCGCCGAGGTGTAG
- a CDS encoding Fic family protein, with the protein MPFIHERAGWPALEWDLPTLAERLADVRHRQGRLFGRMEGIGFPLRSETLLQTLTADVITSSEIEGEILDRAQVRSSIARRLGIDEGGLQPVDRNVEGMVEMMLDATQRFAEPLAEERLCGWHAVLFPTGFSGMRRIRVGGWRPEDSGPMQVVSGPIGRERVHFVAPAPSRVPSEMGSFLDWFESGAAPRDPVLRAGLAHLRFVTIHPFEDGNGRIARAITDLALARSDGSSQRYYSMSAQVCRERKGYYEILESTQRGTPDVTPWLDWFLRCLGRAIEGAEATLASVLDVSRFWDEHPRETLNERQRIVIQRLLGPWTGKLTTSKWAKLAKCSQDTALRDISELIARGILRREASGGRSTSYALVGRAASPSPERDDP; encoded by the coding sequence GTGCCTTTCATCCACGAGCGCGCGGGATGGCCCGCCCTGGAGTGGGATCTTCCGACTCTTGCCGAGCGGCTCGCCGACGTTCGCCATCGACAGGGCCGACTGTTTGGCCGGATGGAGGGGATTGGGTTTCCGCTGAGATCGGAGACGCTCCTCCAGACCCTCACGGCAGACGTGATCACGTCGAGCGAGATCGAGGGAGAGATCCTCGATCGGGCGCAGGTTCGCTCTTCCATCGCTCGGCGGTTGGGGATCGACGAGGGCGGCCTGCAGCCGGTGGATCGGAACGTCGAGGGGATGGTCGAGATGATGCTCGACGCGACGCAACGGTTCGCCGAGCCCCTGGCGGAGGAGCGGCTGTGTGGCTGGCACGCGGTCCTGTTCCCGACCGGCTTCAGCGGCATGAGGCGGATTCGGGTCGGGGGATGGCGGCCAGAGGATTCAGGGCCGATGCAGGTGGTGTCTGGGCCGATTGGACGAGAGCGTGTCCATTTCGTCGCTCCAGCGCCCTCCCGCGTTCCGTCTGAGATGGGCTCGTTCCTCGATTGGTTCGAGAGCGGAGCCGCCCCCCGCGACCCAGTCCTCCGCGCCGGTTTGGCGCACCTGCGATTCGTCACGATCCATCCTTTCGAGGATGGGAACGGACGCATCGCACGCGCGATCACCGATCTCGCACTTGCCCGTTCAGACGGAAGCTCGCAGCGCTACTACAGCATGTCCGCGCAGGTGTGCCGGGAGCGGAAGGGCTATTACGAGATCCTCGAGTCCACACAGCGAGGAACGCCCGACGTCACGCCGTGGCTGGACTGGTTCCTCCGGTGCCTCGGGCGCGCGATCGAAGGAGCCGAGGCGACTCTCGCCTCGGTCCTCGATGTGTCTCGATTCTGGGACGAGCACCCGCGGGAGACACTCAACGAGCGCCAGCGCATCGTCATCCAGCGACTCCTCGGCCCGTGGACGGGAAAGCTCACCACCTCCAAGTGGGCGAAGCTGGCGAAGTGCTCGCAGGACACGGCCCTGCGCGACATCTCGGAGTTGATTGCCCGCGGCATTCTGCGTCGCGAGGCGTCTGGCGGCCGGAGCACGAGCTATGCGCTCGTCGGCCGAGCCGCGTCTCCGTCGCCAGAGCGCGACGATCCGTGA
- a CDS encoding cell division protein FtsQ/DivIB, translated as MANRRKKDRAEQRRVAGAFARRASLAAAKATAVLAGIVAIAGAVRYVHRFATTSPSLAITTLSIVGNDRATELEIRTLAGIAEGDNFFRTDTEAAERQLRSHPWIADVSVSRSFPQGVEISVLERKAAALVDLGGLYLVDRGGELFKKVATGDPFDLPVVTGLPREEWSARPKEAREKLGEVLDALEVYSGRMLAGSRPLSEIHFDEAEGLTLYLGERGMAVKLGRGDLERKLERLERVIAVASRRGEELELVRLDHRTRPGWVAARLAEGEAQKKGG; from the coding sequence GTGGCCAATCGTCGAAAGAAAGATCGCGCGGAACAGCGCCGCGTCGCTGGAGCCTTCGCTCGCCGCGCCTCGCTCGCCGCCGCCAAGGCAACCGCGGTCCTCGCCGGGATCGTGGCAATCGCGGGCGCTGTCCGCTACGTCCACCGCTTCGCGACCACGAGCCCGAGCCTCGCGATCACGACGCTCTCGATCGTCGGAAATGATCGTGCGACGGAGCTCGAGATCCGGACGCTCGCCGGGATCGCGGAGGGGGACAACTTCTTCCGAACGGATACGGAGGCGGCCGAGAGGCAGCTCCGCAGCCACCCTTGGATAGCCGACGTCAGCGTGTCACGAAGTTTCCCACAGGGAGTCGAGATCTCCGTCCTTGAGCGGAAGGCCGCCGCTCTCGTAGACCTGGGTGGACTCTACCTCGTCGATCGAGGTGGAGAGCTCTTCAAGAAGGTGGCGACTGGGGATCCCTTTGATCTCCCCGTCGTCACCGGCCTGCCGCGGGAAGAGTGGTCGGCGAGGCCCAAAGAGGCGCGGGAAAAGCTCGGCGAGGTTCTGGATGCGCTCGAGGTCTATTCCGGACGAATGCTCGCAGGCAGCCGCCCGCTCTCGGAGATCCACTTCGACGAGGCGGAGGGGCTCACCCTCTACCTCGGCGAGCGGGGAATGGCAGTGAAGCTCGGCCGCGGTGATCTCGAGCGAAAGCTCGAGAGGCTCGAGCGCGTGATCGCCGTGGCGTCTCGCAGGGGCGAGGAGCTCGAGCTGGTTCGTCTCGATCACCGCACGAGGCCGGGATGGGTCGCTGCCCGGCTCGCGGAGGGCGAGGCGCAGAAGAAAGGCGGCTGA
- a CDS encoding D-alanine--D-alanine ligase, whose translation MSEMKTKKVVVLYGGRSAEREVSLWTGAAIHKALASRGYDAHLLDVELDVAARLRELGAEAVFIGLHGRFGEDGCIQGLLESMGLPYTGSGVLSSALAMDKVASKQVFDARGIPTPAWVSMRPEKARKLQAEDLPFPLPVVVKPASEGSSVGVHIARDQAALTAACEDAARFKGDVILERYHKGREVQVAVLDDEALGAIEIVPAAEFYDYQAKYKSGGTTRYLFPAPLPEPLYKATLDAALAAHRALGCSGATRTDLIVSDDGDLRVLEVNTLPGMTETSLLPKIAAGVGLDFADLCERILAGASLKA comes from the coding sequence GTGAGCGAGATGAAGACGAAGAAGGTGGTGGTCCTCTACGGGGGAAGGTCGGCGGAGCGCGAGGTCTCCCTGTGGACCGGAGCCGCCATCCACAAGGCGCTGGCCTCCCGCGGCTACGACGCCCACCTCCTCGACGTCGAGCTCGACGTCGCCGCGCGCCTCCGCGAGCTCGGCGCGGAGGCCGTCTTCATCGGCCTCCACGGCCGCTTCGGCGAGGACGGCTGCATCCAAGGCCTCCTCGAGTCCATGGGCCTGCCCTACACGGGCTCCGGCGTCCTCTCGAGCGCCCTCGCCATGGACAAGGTCGCCTCCAAGCAGGTCTTCGACGCCCGCGGCATCCCCACGCCTGCCTGGGTCTCCATGCGCCCCGAGAAGGCCCGCAAGCTCCAGGCCGAGGACCTCCCGTTCCCGCTCCCCGTCGTGGTCAAGCCGGCCTCCGAGGGCTCCTCCGTCGGCGTCCATATCGCCCGCGACCAGGCCGCCCTCACCGCCGCCTGCGAGGACGCCGCCCGCTTCAAGGGCGACGTGATCCTCGAGCGCTACCACAAGGGCCGCGAGGTCCAGGTCGCCGTCCTCGACGACGAGGCCCTGGGCGCCATCGAGATCGTCCCCGCCGCCGAGTTCTACGACTACCAGGCCAAGTACAAGTCCGGCGGCACCACCCGCTACCTCTTCCCGGCCCCGCTGCCCGAGCCTCTCTACAAGGCCACCCTCGACGCGGCCCTCGCCGCCCACCGAGCCCTCGGCTGCTCCGGCGCCACCCGCACCGATCTGATCGTCTCCGACGACGGCGACCTCCGGGTGCTCGAGGTGAACACGTTGCCGGGCATGACCGAGACCTCGCTCCTCCCCAAGATCGCCGCCGGCGTCGGCCTCGACTTCGCCGACCTCTGCGAGCGCATCCTCGCCGGCGCGTCGCTCAAGGCCTGA
- the murG gene encoding undecaprenyldiphospho-muramoylpentapeptide beta-N-acetylglucosaminyltransferase has translation MKVVIAGGGTGGHLFPGIALAEEVVTRHPSNDVLFVGTARGIEARVVPQSGFKLELIDVTGVKGRGLKGLIGGLLRLPAAVLRCMTILREYQADVVVGVGGYASFPMVFAGFLRGMPTAIQEQNALPGLTNRLLGKIARTVFISFDEAARFFPKDKVHNVGNPIRKALMENFLRPQEPHERFRILIFGGSQGAHAINVAAIDAARKLAPMRDKLEILHQTGAADREFTRKGYADAGVRAEVVEFIDDMSRAYATSNLVICRSGATTLSELTVCKKAAILVPFPYAADNHQEVNARSLVEKGAAVMIRQPELDGERLASEISSLMEDPSRLKKMERAAGLLGRPEAAKEIADVCVNLVYRGREQGAG, from the coding sequence ATGAAGGTCGTGATCGCGGGGGGAGGCACCGGCGGCCATCTCTTTCCCGGAATCGCCCTCGCCGAAGAGGTGGTCACGCGCCACCCCTCCAACGACGTGCTCTTCGTCGGGACCGCCCGCGGCATCGAGGCGCGCGTGGTGCCCCAGAGCGGCTTCAAGCTCGAGCTCATCGACGTGACCGGCGTGAAGGGGCGCGGCCTCAAGGGCCTCATCGGCGGCTTGCTCCGGTTGCCCGCTGCGGTGCTCCGGTGCATGACGATCCTCCGGGAGTACCAGGCGGACGTCGTCGTCGGAGTCGGCGGGTACGCGAGCTTCCCCATGGTCTTCGCCGGCTTCCTGCGCGGGATGCCCACCGCGATCCAGGAGCAGAACGCGCTCCCGGGCCTGACAAACCGCCTCCTCGGAAAGATCGCGCGGACCGTCTTCATCTCCTTCGACGAGGCGGCGCGCTTCTTCCCCAAGGACAAGGTCCACAACGTAGGCAACCCGATCCGCAAGGCGCTGATGGAGAACTTCCTCAGGCCCCAGGAGCCCCACGAGCGCTTCCGAATCCTGATCTTCGGCGGCTCCCAGGGCGCCCACGCGATCAACGTCGCCGCCATCGACGCCGCGCGGAAGCTCGCGCCCATGCGCGACAAGCTCGAGATCCTCCACCAGACCGGCGCCGCGGACCGGGAGTTCACGCGCAAGGGCTACGCCGACGCCGGCGTCCGCGCCGAGGTGGTGGAGTTCATCGACGACATGTCCCGGGCCTACGCCACCAGCAACCTGGTGATCTGCCGCTCCGGCGCGACCACGCTCTCCGAGCTCACCGTCTGCAAGAAGGCCGCGATCCTCGTCCCCTTCCCGTACGCCGCCGACAACCACCAGGAGGTGAACGCACGCTCGCTGGTGGAGAAGGGCGCCGCGGTGATGATCCGCCAGCCCGAGCTCGACGGCGAACGCCTCGCCTCCGAGATCTCGAGCCTGATGGAGGATCCGTCGCGCCTGAAGAAGATGGAGCGGGCGGCGGGCCTCCTCGGCCGCCCCGAGGCCGCGAAGGAGATCGCCGACGTCTGTGTGAATCTCGTTTACCGGGGGAGAGAGCAGGGCGCGGGCTGA
- the murB gene encoding UDP-N-acetylmuramate dehydrogenase, giving the protein MSLHGELSRHLRGELRANEPLAVRTSVRTGGAADLFARPADSDDLRVLLVACASADVPVTVLGGGANSLVADDGVEGVVVRLPAAPAEEALDESGGSFVLSAGAPITKVPQLMKAHGLVGAEFLAGIPGTLGGATAMNAGTKNGELVQVVEAVELASASGVRWIPRDELTWRYRRCELPVGSVVTRLRLRLRRVDEAGLQASRAAMEADLGYRKRTQPLQLPNSGSVFTNPPGDHAGRLIEACGLKGRRQGGAQISELHANWIVNLGGARSSDVRFLIEAAKAEVAARFGVELTPEVKLLGRWGV; this is encoded by the coding sequence ATGAGCCTCCACGGCGAGCTCTCGCGCCATCTGCGCGGCGAGCTGCGGGCGAACGAGCCCCTGGCCGTCCGCACGAGCGTGCGCACCGGCGGGGCGGCCGACCTCTTCGCCAGGCCCGCCGACTCCGACGATCTCCGCGTCCTCCTCGTCGCCTGCGCCTCGGCGGACGTCCCCGTCACCGTCCTCGGCGGCGGCGCCAACAGCCTCGTCGCCGACGACGGTGTGGAGGGCGTGGTCGTCCGCCTCCCCGCCGCTCCCGCCGAGGAGGCGCTCGACGAGTCCGGCGGCAGCTTCGTCCTCTCCGCCGGCGCGCCCATCACCAAGGTGCCCCAGCTCATGAAGGCCCACGGCCTCGTGGGCGCCGAGTTCCTCGCCGGCATCCCGGGCACCCTCGGCGGCGCCACCGCCATGAACGCCGGCACCAAGAACGGCGAGCTCGTGCAGGTGGTCGAGGCCGTCGAGCTCGCCTCCGCCAGCGGCGTGCGCTGGATCCCGCGCGACGAGCTGACGTGGCGCTATCGCCGCTGCGAGCTCCCCGTGGGCTCGGTGGTGACCCGGCTGCGGCTGCGCCTGCGTCGCGTGGACGAGGCGGGCCTCCAGGCCTCCCGCGCCGCCATGGAGGCGGACCTGGGATACCGCAAGCGGACCCAGCCGTTGCAGCTCCCCAACTCGGGGAGCGTCTTCACCAACCCGCCGGGCGACCACGCAGGCCGCCTCATCGAGGCCTGCGGCCTGAAGGGGCGGCGGCAGGGGGGCGCCCAGATCAGCGAGCTCCACGCCAACTGGATCGTGAACCTGGGCGGCGCGCGTTCTTCGGATGTACGCTTCCTCATCGAGGCCGCGAAGGCCGAGGTCGCCGCGCGGTTCGGCGTCGAGCTCACCCCCGAGGTGAAGCTCCTGGGCCGCTGGGGCGTTTGA